The Myxococcales bacterium genomic interval GACGAGGGGTACCTCACGGAATCGATGATGGATCCCTACCGGAAGATGGTGAAGGGGTACGCGGAGGTCATGCCCTCATACCGCGGCAAGCTCTCGGCTCCCGAGACTGCGGCCCTGGTTGAATACATCAAGTCTCTTCGGTCTGATCGGCTGGAGAACCTGAAGGCTAAGGAGCCTGCTTATGGCCCACTCGAACGCTAATCACGCTGTCGCCGAGGAAGCTCCCGGCGAGGAACTCAAACTGCCCGCGGTCTCCTTCTGGAACGCGGACCTCGGAATCAAGTCCTGGCTCTTGAGCCTGGACCACAAACGCATCGGCATCATGTACATGGTGCTGACCCTGGTGGGCTTCCTGCTGGGTGGCATTTTGGCCATGGCCCTGCGCATCGAGCACCTGACGCCCGATGAGACCATCATGGGCCCGAACACCTACAACCGGGTGTTCACCTTGCACGGCGTGGTCATGATCTTCCTTTTCATGATTCCCGCCATACCCGCCATCTTCGGCAACTTCTTCCTGCCGCTGATGTTGGGCGCAAAGGACGTGGCGTTCCCGCGCCTGAACCTGATGTCCATCTATGTCTACGGCGCTGGCGCTTTGCTCATGGTCTGGAGCATGGTGGCAGGTGGCGTGGACTCGGGGTGGACCTTTTACGCTCCGTACAGCCTCAGTACGCCGGCCTCGCTGGCCCCGGCACTGTTCGGCGTCTTCATCATCGGGTTCTCCTCGATCCTGACGGGACTCAACTTCATCGTCACCATCCACACCATGCGCCCTAAGGGGATGACTTGGATGCGGATGCCGCTCTTCGTGTGGGGAACGTACGCGACCAGCATCATCCAGGTGCTGGCGACCCCCGTGGTGGGCCTGACCGCAGTGCTCACGGCGATCGAGCGCCTCTTCGGCTTCGGTTTCTTCGACCCGAGCAAGGGCGGCGACCCGGTTCTATTCCAGCACCTGTTCTGGTTCTACAGCCACCCCGCGGTCTACATCATGGTGCTGCCCGGCATGGGTGTCATCAGTGAGGTCGTCTCGGTCTTCTCGCGCAAGAACGTGTTCGGCTACAAGATGGTCGCTTACTCGTCCCTGGGAATCGCCTTCGTGGGCTTCTTCGCCTGGGGTCACCACATGTTCGTGACGGGGCAGTCGAAGTTTGACGCCGGTGCGTTCGCCATCATCTCGATGCTGGTGGGTGTGTTTACCGCGATCAAGGTATTCAACTGGGTGGGTACGATGTACCGCG includes:
- the ctaD gene encoding cytochrome c oxidase subunit I, which gives rise to MAHSNANHAVAEEAPGEELKLPAVSFWNADLGIKSWLLSLDHKRIGIMYMVLTLVGFLLGGILAMALRIEHLTPDETIMGPNTYNRVFTLHGVVMIFLFMIPAIPAIFGNFFLPLMLGAKDVAFPRLNLMSIYVYGAGALLMVWSMVAGGVDSGWTFYAPYSLSTPASLAPALFGVFIIGFSSILTGLNFIVTIHTMRPKGMTWMRMPLFVWGTYATSIIQVLATPVVGLTAVLTAIERLFGFGFFDPSKGGDPVLFQHLFWFYSHPAVYIMVLPGMGVISEVVSVFSRKNVFGYKMVAYSSLGIAFVGFFAWGHHMFVTGQSKFDAGAFAIISMLVGVFTAIKVFNWVGTMYRGSIAVRAPFVYVCGFLFFVVFGGMTGVAISSVSLDVHWHDTYFVVAHFHFIMVGATLMGFLAALHYWFPKMFGRMYHEGWAMLSAGLIILGFNASFIPQFLLGNMGQPRRYYMYSPEAQGLNVASTAGSSLLAFGFLLILIYLVYAIKYGKVAGDNPWGASGLEWKTPSPPPKHNFDSTPVVDEDPYTYRQKGEEVEHVVV